From one Magnolia sinica isolate HGM2019 chromosome 18, MsV1, whole genome shotgun sequence genomic stretch:
- the LOC131232247 gene encoding cationic amino acid transporter 9, chloroplastic isoform X2 produces the protein MGGGEKSIDSSSSSSWFSRFLSSALRSKTLTGPSDSQTRSAPGEGLVRRLGQFDLILLGIGASIGAGIFVVTGTVARDAGPGVTISFILAGAACVLNGLCYAELSSRFPAVVGGAYLYSYAAFNELTAFLVFTQLMLDYHIGAASIARSLASYVVTILQLFPFFRENIPSWIGQGGLELFGGVVSINILAPILLALLTIILCWGVGESSMVNSIMTATKVVIVLIVIIAGAFEVDVSNWSPFAPNGFKAIVTGATVVFFAYVGFDAVANSAEESKRPQRDLPIGILGSLLVCVILYIGVCLVLTGMVPYTLLGEDAPLAEAFIAKGMKYVSILISVGAVAGLTTTLLVGLYVQSRLYLGLGRDGLLPSVFAKVHYTRHTPIHSQIWVGLVAGVMAGLLNVHVLSHILSVGSLVYADPPGFSCPGVPLLPAISIFVNIFLFAQLHEEAWMRFVALSVISIGVYAFYGQYHADPENQHQTIIYHRTPTEEIQ, from the exons atgggaggagGGGAGAAGAGCATAgactcctcttcttcttcgtcttggTTCTCCAGATTCTTATCGTCTGCTCTCAGGTCCAAAACCCTAACCGGTCCTTCCGATTCCCAAACCCGGTCCGCTCCCGGAGAAGGCCTCGTCCGCCGGCTTGGCCAATTCGATCTCATTCTCCTCGGAATCGGCGCTTCCATCGGTGCCGGGATCTTCGTCGTCACCGGAACAGTCGCCCGCGACGCCGGACCTG GTGTAACAATTAGTTTTATTCTTGCCGGAGCTGCATGTGTTCTCAATGGCTTGTGCTATGCCGAGCTTTCGTCACGTTTTCCTGCTGTTGTTGGTGGAGCATACCTGTATTCATATGCTGCATTTAATGAGCTCACTGCCTTTCTTGTTTTCACACAACTGATGCTCGACTACCATATTGGAGCTGCCAGCATTGCACGGAGCTTAGCAAGCTATGTAGTGACAATATTGCAGCTATTTCCCTTCTTCAGGGAAAACATTCCAAGCTGGATAGGACAAGGTGGCCTAGAGCTCTTTGGAGGAGTTGTATCCATCAACATTTTAGCTCCTATTCTCCTGGCATTGTTAACAATAATCCTATGCTGGGGTGTTGGGGAATCGTCCATGGTCAACTCGATTATGACTGCAACAAAG GTGGTGATTGTCCTTATTGTCATTATCGCTGGTGCTTTTGAAGTTGATGTGTCAAATTGGTCTCCTTTTGCCCCAAACGGTTTTAAAGCGATTGTTACTGGGGCAACTGTAGTATTTTTTGCCTATGTTGGATTTGATGCGGTGGCTAATTCGGCTGAAGAATCTAAAAGACCACAG AGGGATTTACCTATAGGAATCCTGGGGAGCCTTCTTGTTTGCGTGATTCTATATATTGGTGTATGCTTGGTGCTTACCGGAATGGTGCCATATACGTTACTTGGTGAAGATGCTCCTTTGGCTGAAGCTTTTATTGCAAAGGGGATGAAATATGTTTCTATTTTGATCAGCGTAGGTGCTGTCGCAGGCCTTACTACAACTCTACTGGTTGGCCTGTATGTTCAG TCACGGTTATATCTTGGTCTTGGAAGGGATGGTTTACTACCTTCGGTATTTGCAAAAGTACACTACACACGTCACACTCCTATCCACTCTCAGATTTGGGTTGGTTTAGTCGCTGGTGTTATGGCAGGACTGCTCAATGTGCATGTACTCTCACACATTCTTTCAGTTGGCTCACTG GTCTATGCAGATCCACCTGGCTTTTCTTGTCCTGGAGTTCCCCTTTTACCGGCTATCTCCATATTTGTCAACATTTTCTTGTTTGCACAG TTGCATGAAGAAGCATGGATGAGATTTGTTGCCCTCAGCGTCATCTCAATTGGAGTTTATGCTTTTTATGGGCAGTATCATGCCGATCCAGAGAATCAACATCAGACTATAATCTATCACAGGACGCCAACGGAAGAAATCCAATAG
- the LOC131232247 gene encoding cationic amino acid transporter 9, chloroplastic isoform X1, with translation MGGGEKSIDSSSSSSWFSRFLSSALRSKTLTGPSDSQTRSAPGEGLVRRLGQFDLILLGIGASIGAGIFVVTGTVARDAGPGVTISFILAGAACVLNGLCYAELSSRFPAVVGGAYLYSYAAFNELTAFLVFTQLMLDYHIGAASIARSLASYVVTILQLFPFFRENIPSWIGQGGLELFGGVVSINILAPILLALLTIILCWGVGESSMVNSIMTATKVVIVLIVIIAGAFEVDVSNWSPFAPNGFKAIVTGATVVFFAYVGFDAVANSAEESKRPQRDLPIGILGSLLVCVILYIGVCLVLTGMVPYTLLGEDAPLAEAFIAKGMKYVSILISVGAVAGLTTTLLVGLYVQSRLYLGLGRDGLLPSVFAKVHYTRHTPIHSQIWVGLVAGVMAGLLNVHVLSHILSVGSLTGYSVVSACVVTLRWKDKAASQVSGRWISTWREGVICLVGIACCGFGAGLCYRFNASFIFSLVALLIAVLATAALHYRQVYADPPGFSCPGVPLLPAISIFVNIFLFAQLHEEAWMRFVALSVISIGVYAFYGQYHADPENQHQTIIYHRTPTEEIQ, from the exons atgggaggagGGGAGAAGAGCATAgactcctcttcttcttcgtcttggTTCTCCAGATTCTTATCGTCTGCTCTCAGGTCCAAAACCCTAACCGGTCCTTCCGATTCCCAAACCCGGTCCGCTCCCGGAGAAGGCCTCGTCCGCCGGCTTGGCCAATTCGATCTCATTCTCCTCGGAATCGGCGCTTCCATCGGTGCCGGGATCTTCGTCGTCACCGGAACAGTCGCCCGCGACGCCGGACCTG GTGTAACAATTAGTTTTATTCTTGCCGGAGCTGCATGTGTTCTCAATGGCTTGTGCTATGCCGAGCTTTCGTCACGTTTTCCTGCTGTTGTTGGTGGAGCATACCTGTATTCATATGCTGCATTTAATGAGCTCACTGCCTTTCTTGTTTTCACACAACTGATGCTCGACTACCATATTGGAGCTGCCAGCATTGCACGGAGCTTAGCAAGCTATGTAGTGACAATATTGCAGCTATTTCCCTTCTTCAGGGAAAACATTCCAAGCTGGATAGGACAAGGTGGCCTAGAGCTCTTTGGAGGAGTTGTATCCATCAACATTTTAGCTCCTATTCTCCTGGCATTGTTAACAATAATCCTATGCTGGGGTGTTGGGGAATCGTCCATGGTCAACTCGATTATGACTGCAACAAAG GTGGTGATTGTCCTTATTGTCATTATCGCTGGTGCTTTTGAAGTTGATGTGTCAAATTGGTCTCCTTTTGCCCCAAACGGTTTTAAAGCGATTGTTACTGGGGCAACTGTAGTATTTTTTGCCTATGTTGGATTTGATGCGGTGGCTAATTCGGCTGAAGAATCTAAAAGACCACAG AGGGATTTACCTATAGGAATCCTGGGGAGCCTTCTTGTTTGCGTGATTCTATATATTGGTGTATGCTTGGTGCTTACCGGAATGGTGCCATATACGTTACTTGGTGAAGATGCTCCTTTGGCTGAAGCTTTTATTGCAAAGGGGATGAAATATGTTTCTATTTTGATCAGCGTAGGTGCTGTCGCAGGCCTTACTACAACTCTACTGGTTGGCCTGTATGTTCAG TCACGGTTATATCTTGGTCTTGGAAGGGATGGTTTACTACCTTCGGTATTTGCAAAAGTACACTACACACGTCACACTCCTATCCACTCTCAGATTTGGGTTGGTTTAGTCGCTGGTGTTATGGCAGGACTGCTCAATGTGCATGTACTCTCACACATTCTTTCAGTTGGCTCACTG ACTGGCTATTCTGTTGTTTCAGCCTGCGTTGTAACCCTTCGCTGGAAGGATAAGGCAGCAAGTCAAGTCTCCGGTAGGTGGATTTCAACATGGCGCGAAGGTGTCATCTGCCTTGTTGGAATTGCCTGTTGTGGATTTGGTGCTGGACTGTGCTATCGTTTCAATGCTTCATTTATCTTTTCACTGGTAGCTTTGTTGATAGCAGTCCTCGCCACTGCTGCTCTTCATTATCGCCAA GTCTATGCAGATCCACCTGGCTTTTCTTGTCCTGGAGTTCCCCTTTTACCGGCTATCTCCATATTTGTCAACATTTTCTTGTTTGCACAG TTGCATGAAGAAGCATGGATGAGATTTGTTGCCCTCAGCGTCATCTCAATTGGAGTTTATGCTTTTTATGGGCAGTATCATGCCGATCCAGAGAATCAACATCAGACTATAATCTATCACAGGACGCCAACGGAAGAAATCCAATAG
- the LOC131234023 gene encoding uncharacterized protein LOC131234023, protein MPPKGTIVFTTVGVVHYGFDVFSVTLPSKLDALTELTERRLTDGISVNYNGQFVDENETLVYVSERTGSARLYLNRTKTPTPEHLPSIPESLFHDRPTVRNGLLYFVSAHEPADKPLKSSLAVYSTRLDQTKTVVRLTPHGAVDYSPAISRTGKYVAVASYGSRPWAGDFNELQTDIVVFPESDPANRTVICNRGGWPAWSGDSSIFFHRKAVDGWWSIFRADLPENLKNFKGSGEARRITPPGLHAFTPAAAHDGKRIAVATRRPGKEFRHVEIFDLESERFYKVTESINPNFHHYNPFFSPESGILGYHRFRGESESGESTVPHLDPVASPVKELRMVRLNGWFPSFSPNGDLIAFNHDFDSKSGVRVVRSDGSKRWTVLKDRTAFHTAWSPTEKGVIYTSVGPVFQTVKSTVQIARISFDPTDLDDREEIRADVKILTREDTGNNAFPSCSPDGKFLVFRSGRSGHKNLYVVDAINGEFNGGIRQLTDGPWIDTMPSWSPDGEFIAFSSNRHNPDNVEAFSIYLIRPDGTGLRRVYVAGPEGSDDVDRERINHVCFSPDSTWLVFTANLGGVSGEPVSMPNQFQPYGEIFVARLDGSELKRLTWNAYEDGTPAWHPGSVELDIGSLGLGTRVGDKLRGEFQEPLWISCDI, encoded by the coding sequence ATGCCTCCCAAGGGAACAATCGTCTTCACGACCGTCGGCGTCGTGCACTATGGCTTCGACGTATTCTCCGTCACTCTCCCGTCAAAACTCGACGCCCTAACGGAGCTCACGGAACGCCGTTTAACAGACGGTATATCCGTCAACTATAACGGCCAATTCGTCGACGAAAACGAAACCCTCGTCTACGTATCGGAACGTACCGGCTCCGCTCGTCTCTACCTCAACCGCACGAAAACTCCGACACCTGAGCACCTCCCCTCGATTCCCGAAAGCCTCTTCCACGATCGCCCGACCGTCCGTAACGGACTTCTCTACTTCGTATCGGCCCACGAACCAGCCGATAAACCGCTCAAAAGCTCCTTGGCCGTGTACTCGACCCGGCTCGACCAAACGAAGACTGTTGTCCGTCTCACGCCGCACGGAGCCGTCGATTACAGCCCGGCCATTTCGCGGACCGGAAAATACGTCGCCGTTGCTTCGTACGGTTCCCGGCCATGGGCTGGCGACTTCAACGAGCTCCAGACAGATATCGTCGTCTTTCCAGAATCCGATCCGGCGAATCGGACGGTCATTTGCAACCGCGGCGGATGGCCGGCGTGGTCCGGCGACTCCTCCATCTTCTTCCACCGGAAAGCGGTCGACGGGTGGTGGAGCATTTTCCGGGCAGATCTGCCGGAAAACCTGAAGAATTTTAAAGGGTCTGGCGAAGCTCGTCGGATTACTCCGCCGGGGCTCCACGCCTTTACCCCGGCGGCGGCTCACGACGGAAAACGGATCGCGGTCGCAACTCGGCGGCCGGGAAAGGAATTCCGGCACGTCGAAATCTTCGATCTCGAATCAGAGAGGTTTTACAAGGTGACGGAATCTATAAACCCTAATTTCCACCATTACAATCCCTTCTTCTCTCCAGAATCGGGAATCTTGGGTTACCACCGATTCCGAGGCGAGTCGGAATCGGGCGAGTCGACGGTTCCGCATCTCGACCCCGTGGCGTCTCCGGTAAAAGAGCTGAGGATGGTCCGTCTCAACGGATGGTTCCCTTCGTTCTCTCCAAACGGCGATCTGATCGCATTCAACCACGACTTCGACTCGAAGTCGGGGGTGCGGGTCGTGAGATCGGACGGTTCGAAGCGATGGACGGTTCTGAAAGACCGGACGGCGTTTCACACGGCGTGGAGCCCGACGGAGAAGGGGGTCATATACACGTCCGTGGGGCCCGTCTTCCAGACCGTGAAATCGACGGTCCAGATCGCGCGCATCTCTTTCGATCCGACGGATCTGGACGATCGGGAGGAGATCAGAGCCGATGTGAAGATTCTAACAAGGGAAGATACAGGCAACAACGCATTCCCGTCCTGCTCACCGGACGGGAAGTTTCTGGTCTTCCGGTCGGGACGGTCCGGTCACAAGAACCTCTACGTGGTTGACGCCATTAACGGAGAGTTTAACGGCGGGATCCGTCAGCTGACGGACGGGCCGTGGATCGACACGATGCCGAGCTGGTCTCCAGACGGTGAATTCATAGCCTTCTCGTCCAATCGTCATAACCCGGATAACGTCGAGGCCTTCAGCATCTATCTCATCCGTCCGGACGGGACGGGGCTGCGCCGCGTCTACGTGGCTGGGCCTGAGGGATCTGATGACGTGGATAGGGAGAGGATCAACCACGTGTGCTTCAGCCCTGACTCCACGTGGCTGGTCTTCACCGCAAATTTGGGTGGGGTGTCAGGAGAGCCGGTTTCGATGCCTAATCAATTCCAGCCATATGGAGAGATTTTCGTTGCCAGGTTGGACGGTAGCGAGCTGAAGAGGCTGACGTGGAATGCTTACGAGGATGGAACGCCAGCGTGGCACCCGGGCAGCGTGGAGCTTGACATCGGGTCGTTGGGGCTGGGGACTCGAGTCGGAGACAAGCTTAGAGGCGAATTTCAAGAGCCATTGTGGATATCTTGTGACatatga